In Thalassococcus sp. S3, the sequence AGGCGCTGTTTGCCCAGCGGCGCAATCTTGTCTCGCCGCGTTTCTTGCGCATGCTCTGGGCCATCTTGCGGTTCAACCGGACCGCTTTGGCAGATCTAAGGCGCGGTGCCCTGACCGGGCTGACACTTGGCGACTACCTGAAGGCCGGACGTTACCCACCGAGTTTCATCGAGGACTATCTTGCCCCCATGGGCGCGGCGATCTGGTCCACGCCGGATGCTCAGATCATGATGTTCCCGGCGGAAAGCTTCGTACGGTTCTTCGCGAAACATGGATTGCTTCAGATCCGCCCGCCGGAGTGGCGCACGATAACAGGCGGTAGCCGAAACAGCATTGCCAAGTTAACCGGACCTTTGGGCGACGGACTGTTTCTGGGCCGGCAGGCGACCGAAGTCAGACGGCAGGGCGGCGGGGTCATGGTGACGGATACCACAGGCCAAAGCCGCCAGTTTGATCACGTCATCCTCGCCACCCACAGCGATCAGGCTTTGCAGGTCCTGCAAGACGCCACCGCAGCCGAGGCGTCGGTGCTGTCCAACGTCAGGTATCGCCCGAACACGGTCTATCTGCATCGCGATGCCCGCCTGATGCCGCGTCGGCGCAAGGTTTGGTCGGCCTGGAACTACATGGCATCGGCCCGCGCGGGTGGTGATCGCACCGGCCTCTCTGTCTCTTACTGGATGAACAAGCTCCAGAATATCGACCCCGCCTTTCCTGTCTTCATCACACTGAACCCGCCGGTTCCACCCGCTCCGGACAAGCTGTTTCTGAAGACCAGCTATGACCATCCGCAGTTTGATGCAGCGGCCCTTGCCGCGCAGCAACGCCTGCCTGAGATACAGGGCTCAGGCCGCATTCACTTTGCCGGGGCGTGGACCGGGTTCGGCTTTCATGAGGATGGGCTTCGGTCGGGCCTGATGGCCGCTGAGGCCCTTGGCGCACGCATACCCTGGCAGGTAGAGGACGGACATTCGCGATGCGCTTATCCCAACCATCTTTCCATTTGACCCAAGCACTTGATCTGGCGGATCTCTCATGCAGAACGGTGACGACATGACCCTCATTGACCCGATCCCTCTGCCCGCCCAAGACGCCCAGCTTCTGACCGCGGAAAATCGCAAGGCATTGACCCGGCATCTTCCCGCAATGGTGCGGCAAGCGCTTGGCATTCTGACGACGCTTGAATATGGGACCCTGGATATCGCCCTGCCCGGCGGCGCGTGCTTTCGCATCGAGACATCGACCCCTCAACCGTCGGCGGACATCACGATCCGATCCTACGATTTCATAGCCAAGGCGATCCGTCGCGGCGATATCGGTGTGGCCGAGGGCTTCATGGACGCGGAGTGGTCTTCAACCGATCTGACCCGCTTCCTCGAACTCTTCTGTTACAACGCGCATCTCATTCACGAGCGGATCGACAGCAATCCCATCGCGCGGCTTATGCTGCGCTTTCAGCATTGGCTTAATCGCAACACCAAAACCCAGGCCCGCCGAAACATCGCGGCCCATTATGACCTGGGCAATCCCTTCTATGAGCTTTGGCTCGATCCTTCGATGACCTACTCGTCCGCCCTTTACCAAACGGGCGCCGAAGATCTTGAAACCGCCCAGCGCGCCAAGTACGCGGCCCTCGCTGACGCAGTTAGAGTTCAACCTGGCGAACGAGTGCTAGAGATCGGTTGCGGCTGGGGCGGCTTTGCCGCTTACCTCGCCAAAGAGCGTGGGGCGCAAGTTACCGGCCTGACCATCAGTCAGGAACAGCTGGAGTTCGGGCGAGCCCACATAGAGCGCCTGGGCCTCGCCGGCCTTGTCGATCTACAACTACGGGACTACCGGGCAGAAGATGGAAAATACGACCGGATCGTCTCGGTCGAGATGTTCGAGGCGGTGGGAGAGGCATACTGGCCAGACTTTTTCGATATGCTTGCCCGCTGTCTCAAACCCGGAGGACGCGCAGGGCTGCAGGTTATCACGATCCAGGAGAAGTACTTCGAGCATTACCGACGCGGGACAGATTTCATACAGCACTACGTCTTTCCGGGGGGCATGCTGCCAACGCCGACCCACCTTCGTACCCTTGGCCATGAGGCGGGGTTGGACCAAATTTCGGAGCGGGTGTTTGGTGAAAGCTATGCCCGCACCCTCAGTGAATGGCGCGCCGCGTTTCTTCAGAACTGGGACGAGATTGCGCCAATGGGCTTTGATGATCGTTTCAAACGCCTCTGGCTTTATTACTTTCACTACTGCGAAGCCGGGTTTCGCGCTGGCAATATCGACGTGCGGCAGGTGATCTACGACCACGCGCAAAACTGAGCCGTATTTGTGCAGGAAATCAGTGACTGCGGCCCACGCCCCGCATAGACTTGCCATGCCACCGACCGGACAAGACAGCAGTGACACGCAATAAAGCAAGACCCCAGATGCCCGGGTGGTCCGCATGATGCGCGCGCCCAGCCTTCGTGTCACCATTCTGACGCTGTTTCTGGTTCTGACCGTGCCCGTTTTCCTGAGCGTTTTCACATATAGCTACTTCACCAGCAGCAAACTGGTCCGCGACGACACGATCGAACGCATCGCGCTGTATCAGGCGGACGTGGACGAAAGCATCGAAAACTTCTTTCGGGAGGTCGTCTCAAAGGCAGAAAGCGCCGCGATCGCAGGCTCCCTTCAAGCAGATTTCTATCTGGAACGCAGCGCCATAGACTATCTGACCTCTGTAACGCTCGGCACGCCGGGCGTGCTCAGCACCTATGTCGGGCTGGAGGCGGATGGCAGTTTTCTTCAGGCGCGGCGGATGCAGACCGGTCAGCGCGTCAATGATCAGGATTTGCCCCCCGGAAGCGTCTTTGCCCGGCGCTGGATCACGGCGGACGGCACGGGGACGCGGATCGACACCTATGCGTTCGAGGACGCGCAGGGCGAACCGCTTGGGCAACTCAGCAATGTGACGGCGTACGACCCCCGTCTGCGCATGTGGTACGAGGTCACCCGCGACGGAGGAGAGGTCACGATCTCGGACCCGGACGTCTTTGCGGCGCTCGGGCTGGTGGGCTTTACCGTGGCAGCGCCGATCTATTGGGACCAAGAACTGGGCGGGATTGCCGCCATCGACCTGACGCTGGACAGCCTGTCGGCCTACCTTGCCCGGCAAAGCGTCAGCCCCGCCTCCGCCAGTTTCATCCTGGACCAGCGCGGCAATGTACTGGCCAATTCCGACAAGGCCGCCGTCTTTCCGGACAGCGCGGGTGCGCTGCGCCTGCCTCATATCACCGAATGGCCCGATCCGATTGTCGGGGTTGCCTATGGTCAGCGGCCCCGGGGCGATGAGAACGGTGAGCCCTTTCTTCTGCAATATGACGGGCAGGATTATCTGGCATCGCTGAAACCGATCACAACGGTGCAGGACAAGGCCTGGCAGGTCTTCGTCATTGCCCCGATGGCCGACTTCAACACCGAAATCGCAAGCAACAATCGCCGGATGCTGATGATTGGCATCGGGGCGACGATCTTGCAGATCTTTGTCATCTGGCTGCTCGCCCAGCGGATCGCCCGCCCTCTCGAAATGCTGGTGCGCGATGTCGAACAGATCCGTGATCTTAGCCCTGATCCGCTGCCTCCGCTCCCCACCGTCCGGATCCGCGAAATTGCCCTTCTATCGCGCGCGGTGGGCACGCTGGACACCGCCATCCGGTCCTTCGCCTCCTTTGTTCCGGTCGGCCTTGTGCGCCAGCTTCTGCAATCTGAGCAGAAGCTTGAGATCGGGGGAAACAGCCGCTTCCTTACGGTGTTTTTCTCGGACATCGAGGGGTTTTCAGAACAATCCGAAAACCTGCCGTCGCGTGAGCTTTTGATGCGGGTGTCG encodes:
- a CDS encoding cyclopropane-fatty-acyl-phospholipid synthase family protein; amino-acid sequence: MTLIDPIPLPAQDAQLLTAENRKALTRHLPAMVRQALGILTTLEYGTLDIALPGGACFRIETSTPQPSADITIRSYDFIAKAIRRGDIGVAEGFMDAEWSSTDLTRFLELFCYNAHLIHERIDSNPIARLMLRFQHWLNRNTKTQARRNIAAHYDLGNPFYELWLDPSMTYSSALYQTGAEDLETAQRAKYAALADAVRVQPGERVLEIGCGWGGFAAYLAKERGAQVTGLTISQEQLEFGRAHIERLGLAGLVDLQLRDYRAEDGKYDRIVSVEMFEAVGEAYWPDFFDMLARCLKPGGRAGLQVITIQEKYFEHYRRGTDFIQHYVFPGGMLPTPTHLRTLGHEAGLDQISERVFGESYARTLSEWRAAFLQNWDEIAPMGFDDRFKRLWLYYFHYCEAGFRAGNIDVRQVIYDHAQN
- a CDS encoding NAD(P)/FAD-dependent oxidoreductase, with the protein product MVSIAVIGSGISGSGAAWALHSFSPHDVVLYEKRDRPGGHSATVDIDYDGTPTAVDTGFIVYNQETYPNLTALFDHLGVATEWSDMSFGVSVGDGALEWSGDRFEALFAQRRNLVSPRFLRMLWAILRFNRTALADLRRGALTGLTLGDYLKAGRYPPSFIEDYLAPMGAAIWSTPDAQIMMFPAESFVRFFAKHGLLQIRPPEWRTITGGSRNSIAKLTGPLGDGLFLGRQATEVRRQGGGVMVTDTTGQSRQFDHVILATHSDQALQVLQDATAAEASVLSNVRYRPNTVYLHRDARLMPRRRKVWSAWNYMASARAGGDRTGLSVSYWMNKLQNIDPAFPVFITLNPPVPPAPDKLFLKTSYDHPQFDAAALAAQQRLPEIQGSGRIHFAGAWTGFGFHEDGLRSGLMAAEALGARIPWQVEDGHSRCAYPNHLSI
- a CDS encoding adenylate/guanylate cyclase domain-containing protein; its protein translation is MMRAPSLRVTILTLFLVLTVPVFLSVFTYSYFTSSKLVRDDTIERIALYQADVDESIENFFREVVSKAESAAIAGSLQADFYLERSAIDYLTSVTLGTPGVLSTYVGLEADGSFLQARRMQTGQRVNDQDLPPGSVFARRWITADGTGTRIDTYAFEDAQGEPLGQLSNVTAYDPRLRMWYEVTRDGGEVTISDPDVFAALGLVGFTVAAPIYWDQELGGIAAIDLTLDSLSAYLARQSVSPASASFILDQRGNVLANSDKAAVFPDSAGALRLPHITEWPDPIVGVAYGQRPRGDENGEPFLLQYDGQDYLASLKPITTVQDKAWQVFVIAPMADFNTEIASNNRRMLMIGIGATILQIFVIWLLAQRIARPLEMLVRDVEQIRDLSPDPLPPLPTVRIREIALLSRAVGTLDTAIRSFASFVPVGLVRQLLQSEQKLEIGGNSRFLTVFFSDIEGFSEQSENLPSRELLMRVSDYLSILTGAVNDEAGTIDKFIGDGVMAFWGAPTLLEDHAKRACLAALRVQIEVKRLGQDLMDRGMDPLNVRIGIHSDAVLVGNIGSADRMSYTVLGDGVNVASRLEAMNKTYGTRICISHTVYREAGEILCTRPIGDVTIKGRRGSVTIYELLGAFEAGAEFEPDEQTLSLALRSRDAYARRAAGDLEEAQVLYRAILEDFPDDGVARAALDQLEDDLASSNRT